In Nomascus leucogenys isolate Asia chromosome 11, Asia_NLE_v1, whole genome shotgun sequence, the following proteins share a genomic window:
- the AVIL gene encoding advillin: MPLTSAFRAVDNDPGIIVWRIEKMELALVPVSAHGNFYEGDCYVILSTRRVASLLSQDIHFWIGKDSSQDEQSCAAIYTTQLDDYLGGSPVQHREVQYHESDTFRGYFKQGIIYKQGGVTSGMKHVETNTYDVKRLLHVKGKRNIRATEVEMSWDSFNRGDVFLLDLGKVIIQWNGPESNSGERLKAMLLAKDIRDRERGGRAEIGVIEGDKEAASPELMKVLQDTLGRRSIIKPAVPDEIIDQQQKSNIMLYHISDSAGQLAVTEVATRPLVQDLLNHDDCYILDQSGTKIYVWKGKGATKAEKQAAMSKALGFIKMKGYPSSTNVETVNDGAESAMFKQLFQKWSVKDQTMGLGKTFSIGKIAKVFQDKFDVTLLHTKPEVAAQERMVDDGNGKVEVWRIENLELVPVEYQWYGFFYGGDCYLVLYTYEVNGKPHHILYIWQGRHASQDELAASAYQAVEVDQQFDGAAVQVRVRMGTEPRHFMAIFKGKLVIFEGGTSRKGNAEPDPPVRLFQIHGNDKSNTKAVEVPAFASSLNSNDVFLLRTQAEHYLWYGKGSSGDERAMAKELASLLCDDSENTVAEGQEPAEFWDLLGGKTPYANDKRYGNTASPSSGLPLPARLVNCTKAKTSVLKTFLSSSVPLNGLYCRLQQEILDVQSRLFECSNKTGQFIVTEITDFTQDDLNPGDVMLLDTWDQVFLWTGAEANATEKESALATAQQYLHTHPSGRDPDTPILIIKQGFEPPTFTGWFLAWDPNIWSTGKTYEQLKEELGDAAAIMRITADMKNATLSLNSNDSEPKYYPIAVLLKNQNQELPEDVDPAKKENYLSEQDFVSVFGITRGQFAALPGWKQLQMKKEKGLF; encoded by the exons ATGCCTCTGACCAGTGCCTTCAGGGCTGTGGACAACGACCCTGGGATCATTGTCTGGAGAATAGAG AAAATGGAGCTGGCACTGGTGCCTGTGAGCGCCCATGGCAACTTCTATGAAGGGGACTGCTACGTCATCCTCTCG ACCCGGAGAGTGGCCAGTCTCCTATCCCAGGACATCCACTTCTGGATCGGGAAGGACTCCTCCCAGGATGAGCAAAGCTGCGCAGCCATCTATACCACACAGCTGGACGACTACCTGGGAGGCAGCCCTGTGCAGCACCGAGAGGTCCAGTACCATGAGTCAGATACTTTCCGTGGCTACTTCAAGCAGGGCATCAT CTACAAGCAGGGGGGTGTCACCTCTGGGATGAAGCATGTGGAGACCAACACCTATGACGTGAAGCGGCTGCTACATgtgaaagggaaaagaaacatcAGGGCTACTGAG GTGGAAATGAGCTGGGACAGTTTCAACCGAGGTGATGTCTTCTTGCTGGACCTTGGGAAAGTCATCATCCAATGGAATGGCCCAGAGAGCAACAGTGGGGAGCGCCTGAAG GCTATGCTTCTGGCAAAGGATATTCGAGACAGGGAGCGAGGGGGCCGTGCTGAAATAGGAGTGATCGAGGGAGACAAGGAGGCAGCCAGCCCAGAGCTGATGAAAGTCCTTCAGGACACCCTTGGCCGACGCTCCATTATCAAGCCTGCAGTCCCTGATGAGATCATAGATCAGCAGCAGAAATCAAATATCATGTTGTATCA TATCTCAGATTCAGCTGGGCAGCTGGCAGTCACAGAGGTAGCAACGAGGCCTCTGGTCCAGGACTTACTGAACCATGAT GACTGCTACATCCTGGACCAAAGTGGAACCAAAATCTACGTGTGGAAAGGAAAAGGAGCCACAAAGGCTGAAAAACAGGCAGCCATGTCTAAAGCGCTG GGCTTCATCAAGATGAAGGGCTATCCCAGCAGCACCAATGTGGAGACCGTCAATGATGGTGCTGAGTCGGCCATGTTCAAGCAGCTGTTCCAGAAGTGGTCAGTAAAGGACCAGACCATGGGCCTGGGGAAAACATTCAGCATTGGTAAAATTG CTAAAGTTTTCCAGGATAAATTTGATGTGACTCTGCTACATACCAAGCCAGAGGTAGCTGCCCAGGAAAGAATGGTCGATGATGGCAACGGAAAAGTTGAG GTCTGGAGAATTGAGAACCTGGAGCTGGTCCCTGTGGAATATCAATGGTATGGCTTCTTTTATGGGGGAGACTGTTATCTGGTCCTCTACACATACGAGGTGAACGGGAAGCCACATCACATCTTGTACATCTGGCAG GGCCGCCACGCCTCACAGGATGAGCTGGCAGCCTCGGCATACCAGGCAGTGGAGGTGGATCAGCAGTTTGATGGGGCCGCTGTGCAGGTTCGAGTCAGGATGGGGACGGAGCCACGCCACTTCATGGCCATCTTCAAAGGGAAGCTAGTTATCTTTGAG GGTGGGACTTCCAGGAAGGGAAATGCCGAGCCTGACCCTCCGGTAAGACTCTTCCAAATTCATGGAAATGACAAATCTAACACCAAAGCAGTGGAGGTTCCAGCCTTTGCCTCCTCCCTAAACTCCAATGATGTCTTTCTGCTGCGAACTCAGGCAGAGCACTACCTGTGGTACGGCAAG GGGTCTAGTGGGGATGAGCGGGCAATGGCTAAGGAGCTGGCCAGCCTTCTCTGTGATGACAGCGAGAACACTGTGGCCGAGGGCCAGGAGCCGGCCGAGTTCTGGGACCTACTGGGAGGGAAAACTCCCTATGCCAATGATAAAAGGTATGGGAACACAGCCTCCCCCTCTTCTGGGCTCCCCCTGCCTGCCAGGCTTGTGAATTGCACAAAGGCTAAAACctcagttttaaaaacatttctaagcaGCTCGGTGCCCTTAAATGGACTGTATTGCAGACTTCAGCAGGAAATCCTAGATGTCCAGTCCCGTCTCTTTGAATGTTCCAATAAGACTGGTCAATTCATTGTCACTGAGATCACAGACTTCACCCAGGATGACCTGAACCCTGGTGACGTGATGCTCCTAGATACCTGGGACCAG GTGTTCTTGTGGACTGGGGCTGAGGCCAACGCCACGGAGAAGGAGAGTGCCCTTGCCACAGCGCAGCAGTACCTGCACACTCACCCCAGCGGCCGAGATCCCGACACACCAATCCTGATCATTAAGCAGGGGTTTGAGCCTCCCACCTTCACAGGCTGGTTCCTAGCCTGGGACCCTAACATTTGGAGT acAGGAAAAACATATGAACAATTAAAAGAAGAGCTGGGAGATGCTGCTGCTATCATGCGAATCACTGCT GACATGAAGAATGCAACCCTCTCCCTGAATTCTAATGACAGTGAGCCAAAATATTACCCTATAGCAGTTCTGCTGAAAAACCAGAATCAGGAGCTGCCTGAGGATGTAGACCCTGCTAAAAAGGAG aATTACCTCTCTGAACAGGACTTTGTGTCTGTGTTTGGCATCACAAGAGGACAATTTGCAGCTCTGCCTGGCTGGAAACAGCtccaaatgaagaaagaaaaggggctTTTCTAA